The proteins below come from a single Clupea harengus chromosome 21, Ch_v2.0.2, whole genome shotgun sequence genomic window:
- the apc gene encoding adenomatous polyposis coli protein isoform X3, giving the protein MSLDPSNFPGVKLRPKPGMQASGSGCSADSSPSPSPSPMGSFSRRGAPSAGRDSAGYLEEMEKERSLLMAELEKEEKEKDWYYAQLQNLTKRIDSLPLTENFSLQTDMTRRQLEYEARQIRAAMEQQLGTCQDMEKRAQGRVARIQQIEKDMLMIRQHLQSQPTEPEVKHETVGPGEGAQTSADSGVGNAGCAQASSSRLDHESGSEMSCGGSYSVPRRLTSHLGTKVEMVYSLLSMLGTHDKDDMSRTLLAMSSSQDSCIAMRQSGCLPLLIQLLHGNDKDSVLLGNSRGSKEARARASAALHNIIHSQPDDKRGRREIRVLHLLEQIRAYCETCWEWQEIHERGVDQDKNPMPSPVEHQICPAVCVLMKLSFDEEHRHAMNELGGLQAIAELLQVDCEIYGLTSDHYSVTLRRYAGMALTNLTFGDVANKATLCSMKGCMRAMVAQLKSESEDLQQVIASVLRNLSWRADVNSKKTLREVGSVRALMECALEVHKESTLKSVLSALWNLSAHCTENKADICAVDGALAFLVGTLTHRSQTNTLAIIESGGGILRNVSSLIATNEDHRQILRENSCLQTLLQHLKSHSLTIVSNACGTLWNLSARNAKDQETLWDMGAVSMLKNLIHSKHKMIAMGSAAALRNLMANRPAKYKDANIMSPGSSLPSLHVRKQKALIEELDAQHLSETFDNIDNLSPKASHRNKPRHKHAVYGDYDGVCRSDGYNPNGVGMRSPYMNTPVLSSPSSRDNRGNGEGIRAERDRSLDRERRGVAGGFHSDPDAAKRMGVQIPTTSAQIAMVMEEVQAMHLSMDDRNVGSTPDPHCVQDDMSGVRRATAVHGHTNVYYTKTDNSGRACPMPKLEYRASNDSLNSVNSTDGYGKRGQMKPSVDSYSEDDSKCCVYRKYPADLAHKIHNANHMEDNDGDLDTPINYSLKYSDEQLNSGRQSPTQNERWARPKHMEEDLKRPDQKPARSQSPGYPMYTEGNSEGEEKLKKYQPRFVQSEMAGGFRSRGPSSTEQSGGGSSQALNKKMNPPMCSVDDYGDDKPTNYSERYSEEEQSDEQPTNYSMKYSEDHHIEQPIDYSLKYSESASKKPMFIHSKPPSAQSSAKDHQDSSSSVTSNKNAGRQKQPHPSSGQTRSGPTRVIQKNSTCKAPTINQETLQTYCVEDTPICFSRGSSLSSLSSDEDEMDGCKRNVSSNYPTLPITEKEPGNNLSSDQRTTESQPTVQYVRVKPPRQQTHVGHEGSRHHKAVEFSSGAKSPSKSGAQTPKSPPEHYLQETPLMFSRCTSVSSLDSFESHSIASSVQSEPCSDMVSGIISPSDLPDSPGQTMPPSRSKTPPPPQPHTEQIKQKMKVAPHSDKRDFAPKHAAVNAAIHKVQVLPDNDTLLHFATESTPDGFSCSSSLSALSMDEPYIQKDVELKIMPPVHEDDHGSEADHEMEDSTEPQSFEKPAPSCEVDKDILDDSDDDDIEILEACINSAMPTKSSGKHKKQAPSGTSRIPPPVARKPSQLPVYKLLPTQNRGQQQKHVAMAHGEDMPRIYCVEGTPINFSTATSLSDLTIDSPPNELASAEPPAARVEPSSQRRDTIPEGKSAESKVTGASSAPPAASIENEGDDILAECINSAMPKGKTHKPFRVQKMSDPPQHPVTAPSSLVQQDFEKKKPTSPVKPMPQSSEYRARMLKRPEASSGFSEASPYADKTKETKKSDSRGASAESQREERTRPGYTFDSPHNYTPIEGTPYCFSRNDSLSSLDFEDDDLDLSKEKAELRKDKDPRKVPAKSHAERQQQQQQQQQQQPVNTNRATAFQAPPTKPVQKPSVFPQASKENAGPVPDERQKFSIEDTPVCFSRNSSLSSLSDIDQENNNKDLQSKEETTQVEAPRPQAGYAPKAFHVEDTPVCFSRNSSLSSLSIDSEDDLLQECISSAMPKKKKQTPRNKGDDQSVSDERTVIAEGIMAEEPDLILDLTDTHSPISEQAMSPDSESFDWKAIQEGANSIVSSLHQAAASLSRQGSSDSDSILSLKSGISIGSPLHLPSNTDDHKPVISKGGPRIVKPGEKGTIESKKKEEEAKAMKGGKKVYKSLITGKPRPSHDTVSSQRPVPVMSRGRTMTHIPGVRSSSPSTSPVPKKPPPRGQVSKPLSQGPNSGNSPRVIKPPAKSDPSPAREPPGSQGGSSKGSSRSGSRDSTPSRPPPQSLTRPMQSPGRTSVSVSPGRNGLTPPNKLSQLPRTASPNTASAKSGTGRMAYTSPGRPMGQQTQNKQMGVPRSASGIPRSESASKSLNQCGASGTSKKVELSRMSSTKSSGSESDRSEKPGLVRQSTFIKEAPSPTLKRKLEESASFESLSPSSPSMSQSQTPVSSPSLPDMSLTLPYQGSGWRKSPNSQNSSENGDGKSLKRQDIARSHSESPSRAPINRTGTWKRENSKHSSSLPRVGTWKRTGSSSSILSASSESSEKGRSEDERQSASSAQRTAQGKEGAPLKGTWRKMKESDGAHSMTLDLPDPGSDTGSTASGHQSATGASKSEDVWVRIEDCPINNPRSAKSPTANTPPVIDSAPAKMPPSEPSEIHPKQPSVSDNANSRRLGSETNLNLFRSSESLDRKGAEIIKPAPSNPNIANESYEVPVATERTPFSSCNSSKHSSPSGTVAARVSPFNYTPSPRKSSADSITPRPSQIPTPVTSGVKKRDSKGDTTESGSYIVTSV; this is encoded by the exons ATGAGCCTGGACCCGAGCAACTTTCCCGGGGTGAAGCTGCGGCCCAAGCCCGGTATGCAGGCCTCTGGATCGGGCTGCTCCGCCGAcagcagccccagccccagccccagtccCATGGGCTCCTTCTCCAGGAGAGGCGCTCCCTCAGCGGGCCGAGACAGCGCTGGATacctggaggagatggagaaggaaaG GTCACTATTGATGGCTGAGctggaaaaggaggagaaggaaaaagacTGGTATTACGCCCAGTTGCAAAACCTTACCAAAAGAATCGACAGTTTGCCCTTGACTGAGAAT TTCTCCCTGCAGACAGACATGACCCGGCGACAGCTGGAGTACGAAGCACGGCAGATCCGAGCCGCCATGGAGCAGCAGCTGGGCACGTGCCAGGACATGGAGAAGAGGGCTCAG GGGCGGGTGGCACGTATCCAGCAGATCGAGAAAGACATGCTGATGATTCGCCAGCACCTGCAGTCCCAGCCAACAGAGCCTGAG gtCAAGCATGAGACGGTCGGTCCTGGAGAAGGAGCGCAAACATCAGCTGATTCCGGGGTTGGGAATGCAGGCTGCGCTCAG GCCTCTAGCTCTCGGCTGGACCACGAGTCGGGCAGCGAAATGAGCTGTGGGGGAAGCTACTCGGTCCCCCGCCGCCTAACAAGCCATCTGGGCACCAAG GTGGAGATGGTGTACTCGCTGCTCTCCATGTTGGGTACGCACGATAAGGACGACATGTCGCGGACGCTCCTGGCCATGTCTAGCTCCCAGGACAGCTGCATCGCCATGCGACAGTCCGGCTGCCTGCCGCTGCTCATCCAGCTCCTCCACGGCAACGACAAGGACTCAGTGTTGCTGGGCAACTCTCGAGGCAGCAAGGAGGCACGTGCGCGGGCCAGCGCGGCACTGCACAACATCATCCACTCGCAGCCGGACGACAAGCGCGGGCGGCGGGAGATCCGCGTGCTGCACCTCCTGGAGCAGATCCGTGCCTACTGCGAGACATGCTGGGAGTGGCAGGAGATCCACGAGCGCGGCGTCGACCAGGACAAGAACCCCA TGCCTTCTCCAGTGGAACATCAGATTTGCCCTGCAGTCTGTGTTCTCATGAAGCTCTCCTTTGACGAGGAGCACAGACATGCTATGAATGAACTGG GTGGACTTCAAGCCATAGCGGAGCTGCTGCAGGTTGACTGCGAGATCTATGGGTTAACCAGTGACCACTACAGTGTGACACTAAGGAGATATGCTGGCATGGCCCTTACTAACCTCACATTTGGGGATGTGGCGAATAAG GCCACGCTGTGCTCCATGAAGGGCTGCATGAGAGCCATGGTGGCTCAGCTGAAGTCAGAGAGTGAAGATCTACAGCAG GTAATCGCCAGTGTGTTGCGTAATCTGTCATGGCGTGCGGACGTGAACAGTAAGAAGACTCTGCGGGAGGTGGGCAGCGTGAGGGCTCTGATGGAATGTGCCCTGGAGGTGCACAAG GAGTCGACTCTAAAGAGTGTTCTGAGTGCCCTGTGGAACCTGTCTGCTCACTGTACCGAGAACAAGGCTGACATCTGTGCAGTCGATGGGGCGCTTGCTTTTCTAGTTGGCACACTAACGCACCGGAGTCAAACCAATACACTTGCCATCATTGAGAGTGGAGGCGGAATCCTGAGGAATGTCTCTAGTCTCATTGCTACAAATGAAGATCACAG acAAATCTTGCGCGAGAACAGCTGCCTGCAAACCCTTCTTCAGCACCTGAAGTCTCACAGCTTGACCATCGTCAGCAACGCTTGTGGAACCCTGTGGAACCTGTCTGCCCGGAATGCCAAGGATCAGGAGACGCTGTGGGATATGGGTGCTGTGAGCATGCTGAAGAACCTCATCCACTCCAAGCACAAAATGATCGCCATGGGAAGTGCTGCCGCTCTGAGGAACCTCATGGCCAACAGACCAGCCAAGTACAAGGATGCAAACATCATGTCTCCTGGCTCCAGTCTGCCTTCCCTGCATGTCAGGAAACAGAAAGCTCTCATTGAAGAGCTTGATGCACAGCATCTCTCTGAGACATTTGACAACATCGATAACCTGAGCCCCAAGGCATCTCACAGGAACAAGCCCCGACACAAACACGCTGTTTACGGGGACTACGATGGTGTCTGCCGGTCCGATGGGTATAACCCCAATGGAGTGGGCATGCGTTCCCCATACATGAACACCCCAGTACTGTCCAGTCCTTCATCGCGTGATAATAGGGGGAATGGCGAAGGCATTCGAGCGGAGAGGGACAGGAGTCTGGACAGGGAGCGGAGAGGGGTGGCAGGGGGATTCCACTCCGACCCTGATGCTGCTAAACGAATGGGGGTTCAGATTCCCACCACCTCAGCCCAGATTGCTATGGTCATGGAGGAAGTGCAAGCCATGCACCTGAGCATGGATGACCGGAATGTAGGGTCAACCCCTGATCCACACTGCGTTCAGGATGACATGAGTGGTGTCAGACGCGCCACAGCTGTCCACGGTCACACTAATGTCTACTACACCAAGACAGACAACTCTGGTAGAGCCTGTCCAATGCCTAAGCTTGAGTACCGGGCCTCCAATGACAGCCTAAACAGTGTCAACAGCACAGATGGTTATGGCAAAAGGGGGCAAATGAAGCCGTCTGTAGACTCGTACTCGGAGGACGACAGCAAATGCTGCGTCTACAGGAAGTATCCTGCTGACCTCGCCCACAAGATCCACAATGCCAACCACATGGAGGACAACGATGGAGATCTTGATACCCCCATTAACTACAGTCTGAAGTACTCTGACGAACAACTGAACTCTGGGAGGCAGAGCCCAACCCAGAATGAGCGGTGGGCACGGCCTAAGCACATGGAGGAGGACCTGAAGAGACCCGATCAGAAACCCGCCCGATCCCAAAGCCCAGGATACCCTATGTACACTGAGGGCAAcagtgagggggaggagaagctGAAGAAGTACCAGCCAAGGTTTGTTCAGTCAGAGATGGCTGGTGGTTTCAGGTCTCGAGGTCCTAGTAGCACTGAACAAAGTGGTGGTGGGTCATCTCAAGCCTTGAATAAGAAAATGAACCCGCCCATGTGTTCTGTTGACGATTATGGTGATGACAAGCCAACCAATTACAGTGAAAGATATTCAGAGGAGGAGCAATCTGATGAGCAGCCAACCAATTACAGCATGAAATACTCAGAAGACCACCATATAGAGCAACCAATTGATTACAGTCTTAAATACTCTGAGAGTGCCTCCAAGAAGCCCATGTTCATCCACTCAAAGCCTCCCTCTGCACAAAGTTCTGCCAAAGACCATCAGGACAGCTCATCATCTGTTACCTCCAATAAAAACGCAGGGAGACAGAAGCAGCCCCACCCTTCATCTGGTCAAACACGATCTGGACCAACACGTGTAATTCAGAAGAACTCAACATGCAAGGCCCCTACAATCAACCAGGAAACACTACAGACTTATTGTGTGGAGGACACCCCAATTTGCTTCTCCAGGGGCAGTTCGTTGTCATCTTTGTCCTCTGATGAGGATGAAATGGACGGCTGTAAGAGAAATGTGAGTAGTAATTACCCCACCCTACCCATCACAGAGAAAGAACCAGGAAACAACCTGTCTTCTGACCAGCGTACAACAGAAAGTCAACCAACTGTTCAGTATGTCAGAGTGAAGCCTCCAAGGCAACAGACTCACGTTGGACATGAAGGATCCAGGCATCACAAAGCAGTTGAATTCTCATCTGGAGCAAAGTCGCCCTCCAAAAGTGGAGCTCAGACTCCTAAGAGTCCCCCAGAACACTACTTGCAGGAAACGCCCCTTATGTTCAGCCGCTGCACCTCTGTGAGTTCCCTTGACAGCTTCGAGAGTCACTCTATTGCCAGTTCTGTGCAGAGTGAGCCATGCAGCGATATGGTCAGTGGAATCATCAGCCCCAGTGATCTGCCGGACAGTCCTGGCCAAACCATGCCACCCAGCCGCAGCAAgaccccaccacctccccagcCCCACACTGAGCAGAtcaaacagaaaatgaaagtgGCTCCTCATTCTGACAAGCGGGATTTTGCTCCGAAGCACGCTGCTGTAAATGCTGCCATTCATAAGGTTCAGGTGCTCCCTGACAATGACACGCTTCTGCACTTTGCCACTGAGAGCACCCCAGATGGATTCTCTTGCTCCTCAAGCCTCAGTGCACTGAGCATGGATGAACCCTACATTCAGAAGGATGTAGAACTCAAGATAATGCCCCCTGTTCATGAAGACGACCATGGCAGCGAAGCAGATCATGAGATGGAAGACTCTACGGAACCTCAGAGCTTTGAAAAACCTGCTCCATCGTGCGAAGTAGATAAAGATATATTGGATgattctgatgatgatgatatagaAATTCTAGAGGCTTGTATAAACTCGGCAATGCCAACAAAGTCATCAGGAAAGCACAAGAAACAGGCACCATCAGGCACTTCAAGAATACCTCCACCCGTGGCCCGCAAACCAAGCCAACTTCCGGTCTACAAGTTACTTCCCACGCAAAACCGAGGACAGCAACAGAAACACGTGGCAATGGCACATGGAGAGGACATGCCACGCATTTATTGCGTGGAGGGAACTCCCATTAATTTCTCAACAGCCACGTCGCTGAGTGACCTCACCATTGATTCCCCTCCAAATGAGCTGGCCAGTGCTGAACCTCCTGCAGCACGTGTAGAGCCATCCTCTCAGAGGCGAGACACCATCCCAGAAGGGAAAAGTGCAGAGAGCAAAGTCACTGGAGCGTCATCGGCACCGCCGGCTGCCTCCATTGAGAATGAAGGAGATGATATTCTTGCAGAGTGTATAAATTCGGctatgccaaaaggaaaaactCACAAGCCTTTCAGAGTTCAGAAAATGTCTGATCCTCCTCAGCATCCTGTGACCGCTCCTAGTTCTCTAGTTCAACAGGATTTCGAGAAGAAGAAGCCGACGTCTCCCGTAAAGCCAATGCCACAGAGTAGCGAGTACAGGGCCCGCATGCTGAAAAGGCCAGAGGCATCCAGTGGTTTCTCAGAAGCCTCGCCATATGCTGACAAAACTAAGGAAACCAAAAAATCTGATTCCAGAGGGGCCTCAGCGGAGTctcaaagagaggagagaacacgCCCTGGCTACACATTTGATTCtccacacaattacacacccaTAGAAGGGACACCATACTGCTTCTCGCGTAATGATTCCTTGAGCTCTCTTGACTTTGAGGATGATGATCTTGACCTCTCTAAAGAAAAGGCTGAACTCAGAAAAGACAAAGATCCAAGAAAGGTTCCAGCAAAAAGCCATGCAgaacggcagcagcagcagcagcagcagcagcagcagcaacctgTGAATACAAACAGGGCCACTGCATTCCAGGCCCCTCCAACAAAGCCTGTACAGAAACCATCAGTTTTCCCACAAGCATCCAAAGAAAATGCTGGACCTGTGCCTGATGAGAGGCAAAAGTTTTCCATTGAggacacacctgtgtgtttttccagGAATTCTTCGCTTAGTTCCCTGAGTGACATTGaccaagaaaacaacaacaaagatctGCAGTCTAAAGAGGAAACAACTCAGGTGGAAGCCCCTAGGCCACAGGCTGGCTATGCACCAAAAGCCTTCCATGTAGAAGACACTCCTGTATGTTTTTCAAGAAATAGTTCTCTTAGTTCCCTTAGTATTGACTCAGAGGATGACCTTCTTCAAGAGTGCATCAGCTCTGCAATgccaaaaaagaagaaacagacACCAAGAAACAAGGGAGATGACCAGAGTGTCAGTGATGAGAGAACTGTTATAGCAGAAGGCATCATGGCCGAAGAACCGGATCTCATATTAGAtcttacagatacacacagcccCATTTCAGAGCAAGCCATGTCTCCTGACTCGGAGTCATTCGATTGGAAGGCTATACAAGAGGGAGCTAATTCAATTGTGAGTAGTTTGCACCAGGCAGCTGCTAGTCTGTCAAGGCAAGGCTCCTCTGACTCTGATTCAATCCTCTCCCTAAAATCTGGTATCTCCATTGgatctcctctccacctcccctccaATACAGATGATCACAAACCAGTCATAAGCAAGGGAGGACCGAGAATAGTAAAACCTGGTGAGAAAGGCACTATTGAATCgaaaaagaaggaagaagaagctAAAGCCATGAAAGGTGGTAAGAAGGTCTACAAAAGTCTCATCACAGGCAAGCCACGCCCCAGTCATGATACCGTCTCCTCTCAGAGACCTGTTCCTGTGATGTCCAGAGGGAGAACAATGACTCACATACCTGGTGTTAGGAGCAGCTCTCCCAGCACCAGCCCGGTGCCAAAAAAGCCCCCTCCTCGTGGCCAAGTGTCAAAGCCCCTCTCCCAAGGACCAAACTCTGGGAACTCACCAAGGGTAATAAAACCCCCAGCCAAATCAGACCCGAGTCCAGCCAGAGAGCCACCAGGCTCTCAAGGCGGTTCAAGTAAAGGCTCCTCACGGTCTGGATCCAGAGATTCCACACCGTCCAGACCCCCTCCACAGTCTTTGACCAGACCCATGCAGTCTCCCGGTCGAacatctgtttctgtctccccGGGAAGGAATGGATTGACCCCACCTAACAAGTTATCCCAGTTACCACGCACTGCCTCTCCAAATACAGCCTCTGCTAAATCGGGCACAGGCCGCATGGCATACACATCCCCCGGGCGACCGATGGGCCAGCAgacgcaaaacaaacaaatgggaGTGCCAAGAAGTGCCAGTGGAATTCCTCGGAGTGAGTCTGCCTCTAAAAGCCTCAACCAATGTGGAGCTTCTGGAACCTCAAAAAAGGTAGAGCTTTCCAGAATGTCCTCTACTAAGTCTAGTGGTAGTGAGTCTGATAGATCTGAGAAACCCGGCCTTGTCCGTCAGTCCACATTCATCAAAGAGGCCCCTAGTCCAACACTAAAAAGGAAGCTGGAAGAGTCTGCCTCCTTTGAATCCCTGTCCCCCTCTTCACCAAGTATGTCCCAGTCACAAACACCAGTGTCTAGCCCCTCTTTACCTGATATGTCTCTAACTCTGCCCTATCAAGGTAGTGGATGGAGGAAGTCCCCGAACAGTCAGAACTCCTCTGAAAACGGAGATGGGAAATCTCTCAAGAGGCAAGACATTGCACGGTCTCATTCCGAGAGCCCTTCTAGAGCACCCATAAACAGAACGGGAACCTGGAAAAGGGAAAACAGTAAGCACTCCTCTTCCCTCCCAAGAGTTGGCACGTGGAAAAGAACCGGTAGctcctcctccattctctctgctTCGTCAGAATCGAGTGAAAAGGGTCGAAGTGAGGATGAAAGGCAGTCAGCAAGCTCAGCCCAAAGAACAGCACAGGGTAAAGAGGGTGCCCCTTTAAAAGGAACttggaggaagatgaaggagagTGATGGAGCTCACTCCATGACATTAGATCTTCCAGATCCAGGGTCAGACACAGGATCCACAGCCTCGGGGCATCAGAGTGCAACAGGTGCATCAAAGAGTGAGGATGTCTGGGTGCGAATTGAAGACTGccccataaacaatcccaggtCAGCAAAGTCACCCACAGCTAACACACCCCCTGTTATCGACTCTGCTCCTGCCAAAATGCCGCCCTCTGAGCCCAGTGAAATCCATCCTAAACAACCCAGTGTCAGCGACAACGCAAATTCCCGACGACTCGGGTCAGAGACGAACCTCAACCTGTTCCGGAGCAGCGAGAGTCTAGACAGAAAAGGCGCGGAGATCATCAAGCCTGCTCCCAGCAACCCCAACATTGCCAACGAGAGCTACGAAGTCCCAGTTGCCACTGAACGAACCCCCTTTAGTTCCTGTAACTCCAGCAAGCACAGCTCTCCTAGTGGGACAGTGGCTGCCAGAGTCAGCCCTTTTAACTACACCCCCAGCCCTAGGAAGAGCAGTGCAGACAGCATCACCCCCCGACCCTCTCAGATCCCCACACCTGTGACTAGCGGTGTGAAGAAGAGAGACTCAAAAGGGGACACTACAGAGAGTGGCTCTTATATTGTCACTTCTGTCTAA